In Limanda limanda chromosome 21, fLimLim1.1, whole genome shotgun sequence, a genomic segment contains:
- the LOC133027566 gene encoding ATP-citrate synthase-like isoform X1, with protein sequence MSAKAISEETGKDLLYKHICTSAAVQNRFSYARVTTETDWDSLTKEHPWLLTERLVVKPDQLIKRRGKLGLVGINLDLQGVKEWVKSHIMKETTVGKAKGVLKNFLIEPFVPHTQEEEFYVCIYATREGDHVLFHHEGGVEVGDVDAKAQRLMVAVDDKLSEEQVRDQLLIHVPENKKEALSSFIVALFNFYEDLYFTYLEINPLVVTHKGVYVLDMAAKIDATADYICKAKWGDIEFPPPFGREAYPEEAYIADLDAKSGASLKLTLLNPSGRIWTMVAGGGASVVYSDTICDLGGVDELANYGEYSGAPSEQQTYDYAKTILSLMTREKHPEGKVLIIGGSIANFTNVAATFKGIVRAIKDYQGPLKEHEVTIFVRRGGPNYQEGLRVMGEVGKTTGIPIHVFGTETHMTAIVGMAMGHRPIPNQPPMDAHTANFLLNASNSAMTPAATRTASFSEPRTPNDAIPAKKCKAGLPAAKATTLFRKNSKAIVWGMQTRAVQGMMDFDYVCSREEPSVAAMVYPFTGDHKQKFYWGHKEILVPVYKNMADAMKRHPEVDVLISFASLRSAFDSTVEGMQHPQIHTIAIIAEGIPEAQTRKLIKMADEKAVTIIGPATVGGIKPGCFKIGNTGGMLDNILASKLYRPGSVAYVSRSGGMSNELNNIISRTTDGVYEGVAIGGDRYPGSTFMEHVLRYQDTPGIKMIVMLGEIGGTEEYKICQGIREGRITKPVVCWCIGTCATMFASEVQFGHAGACANQASETAVAKNQALRDAGAYVPKSFDELGSVIKTVYDELVANGTIIPAQEVPPPTVPMDYSWARELGLIRKPASFMTSICDERGQELIYAGMPITEVFKEEMGLGGVLGLLWFQRRLPRYACQFIEKCLMVTADHGPAVSGAHNTIVCTRAGKDLISCLTSGLLTIGDRFGGALDAAAKQFSKAFDSGMLPMEFVNKMKKDGKLIMGIGHRVKSINNPDVRVQILKDFVKQSFPSTQLLDYALDVEKITTSKKPNLILNVDGFIGVAFVDLLRTCGGFTRDEADEFVEIGALNGIFVLGRSMGFIGHYLDQKRLKQGLYRHPWDDISYVLPEHMSM encoded by the exons ATGTCGGCGAAAGCCATCTCAGAGGAGACAGGAAAAGATTTATTATATAAGCATATCTGCACTTCAGCGGCCGTGCAGAATCGCTTTTCCTATGCCAGAGTAACCACCGAGACTGACTGGGACAGCCTCACGAAGGAGCATCCATGGCTGCTGACAGAG CGTCTTGTGGTGAAGCCAGATCAGCTCATCAAGCGACGTGGGAAGCTTGGGCTGGTGGGCATCAACCTTGACCTGCAGGGTGTCAAGGAATGGGTCAAAAGCCACATCATGAAAGAGACCACT GTGGGAAAGGCAAAGGGTGTGCTGAAgaacttcctcattgagccgtttgttccacacacacag GAAGAGGAGTTTTATGTGTGTATCTATGCCACACGTGAGGGCGACCATGTGCTTTTCCACCACGAGGGAGGAGTGGAGGTGGGTGACGTGGACGCCAAGGCCCAGAGGCTGATGGTTGCAGTGGACGACAAGCTGAGCGAGGAGCAAGTCAGAGATCAGCTCCTCATACACGtccctgaaaataaaaaaga AGCCCTGTCTAGTTTTATCGTGGCTCTCTTCAACTTTTACGAGGACCTCTATTTTACCTACCTCGAGATCAACCCCCTCG TTGTCACCCACAAAGGAGTGTACGTCCTTGACATGGCCGCCAAGATTGATGCCACAGCGGATTATATCTGCAAGGCTAAATGGGGTGACATTGAGTTCCCACCACCTTTCGGCAGAGAGGCATATCCAGAG GAGGCCTACATAGCCGATCTGGATGCAAAGAGCGGGGCCAGTCTGAAGCTGACCCTGCTGAACCCTAGTGGCCGGATCTGGACCATGGTGGCGGGAGGAGGAGCTTCGGTTGTGTACAG TGACACCATCTGTGATTTGGGTGGAGTGGATGAGCTGGCAAACTACGGCGAATATTCTGGCGCTCCGAGCGAACAGCAGACTTACGACTATGCAAAAACCATCCTCTCGCTCATGACGCGTGAAAAACATCCTGAAG GGAAAGTGTTGATCATTGGAGGAAGTATTGCCAACTTTACCAATGTAGCAGCCACATTCAAG GGCATTGTCAGAGCCATCAAAGACTACCAAGGTCCCCTGAAGGAGCATGAGGTCACAATCTTTGTTCGACGTGGTGGACCCAACTACCAGGAGGGGCTGAGGGTGATGGGGGAAGTTG GAAAAACCACAGGTATTCCTATCCATGTTTTTGGGACTGAGACTCATATGACAGCCATCGTTGGAATGGCCATGGGCCACCGGCCGATCCCCAACCAGCCTCCAATGGACGCACATACTGCCAACTTCCTCCTCAACGCCAGCAATAGTGCAATG ACTCCAGCTGCAACAAGGACGGCGTCGTTCTCTGAACCCAGGACGCCTAATGACGCCATCCCAGCTAAAAAGTGTAAAGCAGGTCTTCCAGCAG CCAAAGCCACCACCCTCTTCAGAAAAAATTCCAAGGCCATTGTCTGGGGCATGCAGACCCGCGCTGTGCAAGGCATGATGGACTTTGACTACGTTTGCTCCCGGGAAGAACCCTCTGTGGCAGCCATGGTCTATCCCTTCAC TGGGGATCACAAGCAGAAGTTCTATTGGGGCCACAAAGAAATCCTGGTGCCAGTCTATAAGAACATGGCCGATGCCATGAAGAGGCATCCCGAGGTGGACGTCCTTATCAGCTTTGCTTCTCTGCGCTCCGCGTTCGACAGTACAGTTGAGGGAATGCAGCACCCGCAG ATTCACACTATTGCCATTATAGCTGAGGGCATCCCTGAAGCCCAGACAAGAAAGTTGATCAAGATGGCTGATGAGAAAGCTGTCACGATCATTGGCCCCGCCACG GTTGGTGGCATCAAGCCTGGTTGTTTTAAAATCGGTAATACAGGTGGTATGCTGGACAACATCCTGGCTTCCAAACTCTACCGTCCTGGCAGTGTGGCTTATGTGTCGCGGTCTGGGGGAATGTCCAACGAGCTGAACAACATCATCTCCCGCACCACAGACGGCGTCTATGAAGGTGTAGCCATTGGAGGAGACAG ATATCCAGGCTCCACGTTCATGGAACACGTCCTTCGTTACCAGGACACTCCAGGGATTAAGATGATAGTCATGCTGGGAGAG ATCGGAGGCACAGAGGAGTACAAGATCTGCCAAGGGATCAGAGAGGGCAGGATAACCAAGCCTGTAGTGTGCTGGTGTATTGGAACCTGTGCCACCATGTTTGCTTCAGAG GTTCAGTTTGGCCATGCAGGGGCCTGCGCCAACCAGGCTTCAGAAACAGCAGTAGCTAAGAACCAGGCTCTGAGGGACGCCGGAGCTTATGTTCCGAAGAGCTTTGATGAGCTGGGAAGCGTCATCAA GACTGTTTATGATGAGCTGGTCGCCAATGGTACCATCATTCCTGCTCAGGAGGTTCCTCCCCCGACAGTTCCTATGGATTACTCCTGGGCAAGG GAATTGGGACTGATCCGTAAACCAGCCTCGTTCATGACGAGCATCTGTGACGAGCGAGGCCAGGAGCTCATCTACGCTGGCATGCCAATCACTGAGGTCTTTAAGGAGGAGATGGGTTTAGGAGGAGTGCTGGGCTTGCTCTGGTTCCAGCGCAG GTTGCCGCGCTACGCCTGCCAGTTCATTGAAAAGTGCCTGATGGTGACAGCGGACCACGGGCCAGCTGTGTCTGGTGCACACAACACCATTGTCTGTACTCGTGCTGGCAAAGACCTTATCTCATGCCTCACCTCTGGTCTACTCACCATC GGGGACCGATTCGGGGGGGCTCTGGATGCAGCTGCAAAGCAGTTCAGCAAAGCATTCGACAGCGGCATGCTCCCCATGGAGTTTGTCAACAAGATGAAGAAGGACGGAAAGCTGATCATGGGCATCGGCCACAGGGTCAAATCG atCAACAACCCGGACGTGCGGGTGCAGATTCTGAAGGACTTTGTTAAGCAGAGTTTCCCCTCCACCCAGCTACTCGACTACGCCCTCGACGTCGAGAAAATCACCACCTCAAAG AAACCCAACCTGATCCTTAATGTAGATGGTTTTATTGGTGTTGCCTTCGTTGACCTGCTCAGGACGTGTGGCGGCTTCACACG AGATGAGGCTGACGAGTTTGTGGAGATCGGTGCACTGAATGGGATCTTTGTCCTTGGCCGCAGTATGGGCTTCATTG GCCATTACCTGGACCAGAAGAGACTGAAACAGGGTTTGTACCGACACCCCTGGGACGATATCTCCTATGTTCTCCCTGAACACATGTCCATGTAA
- the LOC133027725 gene encoding kelch-like protein 11 encodes MSLTDCLFTCVFYVCEFFPKIRPSLGPPRTLASCGGMAAAAGVEEPEEDRENRSCVAAAPLPGAGEPEEAEEFTCPTHRSELSRRQDEQRRAGLFCDVTLEFRSGSGSGGGDRVQTLAAHRSVLSAASHYFTLLLGGHFSESQSARVELKGWSSEGGLEPEAVRGVIQFMYTGEITVSTASVHEVLELADRFLLVQLKSFCGEFLMKKLSLSNCVAVHSLAHMYTLDQLALGAATMIRRNFHEIIRNEEFFTLPFHLLRTWLSDSEITVDSEEELFEAVVKWVQQNPEEREKHFEELFGLLKLSQIAPTALMQVVRKEPLVANSACCQKLVSDTLEVQAVHFESLKSADLELCASHMTATQPRFGQNMDVIMVVGGVSEGGEYLSECVGYFVAEDRWVNLPHIHNHLDGHAIAVTDSHVYVAGSMEPGYAKMVERYNPSLNSWEQLSSLSSRKHSFGLTCVKEVLCGIGGHGNFSPGFKDVTVYKPEQDEWHNLDPAPKILRDVKTVSVEDRYVYVMARTPVDLDFEDGLSTVTTCYDTESHKWQDVDSLPLLDNYCVFQMAVASTNFYHTSSCCPKNYDVAQEAAQQKISINISDDILDSLPPEVLGMEGAAICYLAEDVFVIGGWRNSTNMDKQYRKEVYRYCAEKKRWMLLPPLPQPRCRAAACHVRIPYQYLYGCQRYPMPQNLARQRDRMQQMQQLHLRTLSLRRQLQTQIEC; translated from the exons ATGTCCCTGACTGACTGTTTGTTTACGTGTGTTTTCTACGTTTGCGAGTTCTTCCCCAAGATCCGTCCGAGCCTCGGGCCGCCTCGGACCCTGGCCTCCTGCGGGGggatggctgctgctgctggggtggaggagccggaggaggacCGGGAGAACCGGAGCTGCGTGGCCGCAGCTCCGCTACCAGGTGCCGGGGAACCGGAGGAGGCCGAGGAGTTCACCTGCCCGACCCACCGCTCCGAGCTCTCCCGGCGGCAGGACGAGCAGCGGAGGGCGGGGCTGTTCTGCGACGTGACGCTGGAGTTCCGCtccgggtccgggtccgggGGGGGGGATCGGGTCCAGACGCTGGCCGCCCACCGGTCGGTTCTGTCCGCGGCGTCGCACTACTTCACCCTGCTGCTGGGCGGACACTTCTCCGAGTCCCAGTCCGCCCGAGTGGAGCTGAAGGGCTGGAGCTCCGAGGGCGGCCTGGAGCCCGAGGCTGTGAGGGGGGTGATCCAGTTCATGTACACCGGGGAGATCACGGTCTCCACCGCCAGTGTGCATGAAGTCCTGGAGCTGGCTGACAG GTTCCTGCTGGTGCAGCTGAAGAGCTTCTGTGGAGAGTTTCTCATGAAGAAGCTGAGCTTGTCCAACTGCGTGGCCGTGCACAGCCTGGCCCACATGTACACCCTGGACCAGCTCGCCCTGGGAGCCGCCACCATGATCCGGAGGAACTTCCACGAAATCATCCGCAACGAGGAATTCTTCACGCTGCCGTTTCACCTCTTGCGAACCTGGCTCTCGGACTCGGAAATCACCGTGGattctgaggaggagctgttCGAGGCCGTGGTGAAATGGGTGCAGCAGAACCCGGAGGAGCGAGAGAAGCACTTTGAGGAGCTGTTCGGGCTCTTGAAGCTGTCACAGATTGCTCCCACCGCCCTGATGCAGGTGGTGAGGAAGGAGCCCTTAGTGGCAAACAGTGCGTGCTGTCAGAAGCTGGTGTCCGACACCCTCGAGGTTCAGGCTGTTCACTTCGAGAGCCTCAAGTCTGCTGATTTAGAGCTCTGTGCCTCCCACATGACCGCCACCCAGCCACGGTTTGGCCAGAACATGGACGTCATCATGGTCGTGGGTGGTGTTTCAGAAGGTGGAGAGtatctgagtgagtgtgtgggcTACTTTGTCGCCGAGGACCGCTGGGTCAACCTGCCGCACATTCACAACCACCTGGATGGACATGCTATCGCAGTCACCGACAGCCATGTGTACGTGGCGGGCTCCATGGAGCCAGGCTACGCCAAGATGGTGGAGCGCTACAACCCCAGCCTCAACAGCTGGGAGCAGCTCAGCAGCCTGAGCTCTCGCAAGCACTCCTTCGGCCTCACGTGTGTCAAAGAGGTTCTCTGCGGCATCGGTGGCCACGGAAACTTCAGTCCAGGCTTTAAGGACGTCACCGTCTACAAGCCCGAGCAGGACGAGTGGCACAATCTCGACCCGGCGCCAAAAATACTACGAGATGTCAAAACGGTGAGCGTGGAGGACCGCTACGTGTACGTGATGGCCAGGACCCCTGTGGACCTGGACTTCGAGGATGGGCTGAGCACGGTGACCACTTGCTACGACACGGAGAGTCACAAGTGGCAGGATGTGGACTCACTGCCGCTCCTCGATAACTACTGTGTCTTTCAAATGGCCGTCGCGTCCACCAACTTCTACCACACGTCTTCCTGTTGCCCCAAGAACTACGATGTGGCACAGGAGGCCGCTCAGCAGAAAATAAGCATAAACATCTCCGACGACATCCTGGACAGCCTCCCTCCAGAGGTCCTCGGTATGGAAGGTGCGGCCATCTGCTACCTGGCTGAGGACGTGTTCGTCATTGGCGGCTGGAGGAACAGCACCAACATGGACAAGCAGTACCGCAAGGAGGTCTACCGGTACTGTGCCGAAAAGAAGCGTTGGATGCTGCTGCCGCCCTTACCTCAGCCCCGCTGTCGGGCGGCGGCCTGCCACGTTCGCATCCCGTACCAGTATCTGTACGGCTGCCAGCGCTACCCCATGCCCCAGAACCTGGCTCGGCAGCGGGACCGCAtgcagcagatgcagcagctccacctgcGCACCCTCAGCCTGCGGAGGCAGCTGCAAACTCAGATCGAATGTTGA
- the LOC133027721 gene encoding 7-methylguanosine phosphate-specific 5'-nucleotidase-like codes for MIYQIPWIYTPARTALAIWHQLTKTPIPELANCSVLMRERSRVEETIHAIQRAGAGSLQVIADFDMTLTRFAHNGKRVPTTHNILDSPLLINEDCTRKMRKLLSTYYPIEIDASLSVEEKLPLMVEWWTKVHELLIQQRIRKDMLAQAVKESSAMLRDGYKVFFERLAEQQVPLLIFSAGVGDVLEEVIRQNHVFHPNVHVVSNYMDFDQTGVLQAFKGQLIHTFNKREGALSHAAGLSELQGRPNVLLLGDSLGDLTMADGVAEPQNVLTIGFLNDQVEERKESYVNAFDIVLVKDETMDVPNAILRNITSCRDK; via the exons ATG ATTTACCAGATTCCATGGATCTACACCCCGGCCCGGACTGCCCTGGCCATCTGGCACCAGCTGACCAAAACCCCG ATCCCGGAGCTGGCCAATTGCTCTGTGCTGATGAGGGAGCgcagcagagtggaggagacCATCCACGCCATCCAGCGAGCAGGTGCAGGCAGCCTGCAG GTCATCGCAGACTTCGACATGACGCTGACCAGATTTGCTCACAACGGCAAGCGAGTGCCCACCACCCACA ACATCCTGGATAGCCCATTGTTGATTAATGAGGACTGCACTAGAAAG ATGAGGAAGCTTTTGAGCACCTACTATCCCATAGAGATCGATGCAAGTCTGAGTGTTGAAGAGAAGCTGCCTCTCATGGTGGAGTG GTGGACCAAAGTTCATGAGCTGCTGATTCAGCAGAGGATCAGAAAGGACATGCTTGCACAGGCTGTGAAGGAATCCAGTGCCATGCTCAG ggaCGGCTACAAGGTGTTTTTTGAGCGTCTGGCCGAGCAGCAGGTTCCTCTGTTGATCTTCTCGGCCGGTGTTGGAGACGTCCTGGAGGAGGTGATCCGACAGAACCACGTTTTCCATCCCAACGTCCACGTCGTCTCTAACTACATGGACTTTGACCAAACT GGCGTCCTTCAAGCCTTCAAAGGTCAACTCATCCACACGTTCAACAAGAGGGAAGGTGCTCTGTCACACGCCGCCGGCCTCAGCGAGCTGCAGGGTCGACCCaacgtgctgctgctgggagactCGCTGGGAGACCTGACCATGGCTGACGGGGTGGCCGAGCCCCAGAACGTCCTGACCATCGGCTTCCTGAACGACCAG gtagaagagaggaaagagtcGTACGTCAACGCCTTTGACATCGTGCTGGTGAAAGACGAGACGATGGACGTTCCGAACGCCATCCTCAGAAATATTACCTCATGTAGAGAcaagtga
- the LOC133027566 gene encoding ATP-citrate synthase-like isoform X2, with amino-acid sequence MSAKAISEETGKDLLYKHICTSAAVQNRFSYARVTTETDWDSLTKEHPWLLTERLVVKPDQLIKRRGKLGLVGINLDLQGVKEWVKSHIMKETTVGKAKGVLKNFLIEPFVPHTQEEEFYVCIYATREGDHVLFHHEGGVEVGDVDAKAQRLMVAVDDKLSEEQVRDQLLIHVPENKKEALSSFIVALFNFYEDLYFTYLEINPLVVTHKGVYVLDMAAKIDATADYICKAKWGDIEFPPPFGREAYPEEAYIADLDAKSGASLKLTLLNPSGRIWTMVAGGGASVVYSDTICDLGGVDELANYGEYSGAPSEQQTYDYAKTILSLMTREKHPEGKVLIIGGSIANFTNVAATFKGIVRAIKDYQGPLKEHEVTIFVRRGGPNYQEGLRVMGEVGKTTGIPIHVFGTETHMTAIVGMAMGHRPIPNQPPMDAHTANFLLNASNSAMTPAATRTASFSEPRTPNDAIPAKKCKAGLPADSLHSILWPLKNVVIADWKEAQASSGCSGAKATTLFRKNSKAIVWGMQTRAVQGMMDFDYVCSREEPSVAAMVYPFTGDHKQKFYWGHKEILVPVYKNMADAMKRHPEVDVLISFASLRSAFDSTVEGMQHPQIHTIAIIAEGIPEAQTRKLIKMADEKAVTIIGPATVGGIKPGCFKIGNTGGMLDNILASKLYRPGSVAYVSRSGGMSNELNNIISRTTDGVYEGVAIGGDRYPGSTFMEHVLRYQDTPGIKMIVMLGEIGGTEEYKICQGIREGRITKPVVCWCIGTCATMFASEVQFGHAGACANQASETAVAKNQALRDAGAYVPKSFDELGSVIKTVYDELVANGTIIPAQEVPPPTVPMDYSWARELGLIRKPASFMTSICDERGQELIYAGMPITEVFKEEMGLGGVLGLLWFQRRLPRYACQFIEKCLMVTADHGPAVSGAHNTIVCTRAGKDLISCLTSGLLTIGDRFGGALDAAAKQFSKAFDSGMLPMEFVNKMKKDGKLIMGIGHRVKSINNPDVRVQILKDFVKQSFPSTQLLDYALDVEKITTSKKPNLILNVDGFIGVAFVDLLRTCGGFTRDEADEFVEIGALNGIFVLGRSMGFIGHYLDQKRLKQGLYRHPWDDISYVLPEHMSM; translated from the exons ATGTCGGCGAAAGCCATCTCAGAGGAGACAGGAAAAGATTTATTATATAAGCATATCTGCACTTCAGCGGCCGTGCAGAATCGCTTTTCCTATGCCAGAGTAACCACCGAGACTGACTGGGACAGCCTCACGAAGGAGCATCCATGGCTGCTGACAGAG CGTCTTGTGGTGAAGCCAGATCAGCTCATCAAGCGACGTGGGAAGCTTGGGCTGGTGGGCATCAACCTTGACCTGCAGGGTGTCAAGGAATGGGTCAAAAGCCACATCATGAAAGAGACCACT GTGGGAAAGGCAAAGGGTGTGCTGAAgaacttcctcattgagccgtttgttccacacacacag GAAGAGGAGTTTTATGTGTGTATCTATGCCACACGTGAGGGCGACCATGTGCTTTTCCACCACGAGGGAGGAGTGGAGGTGGGTGACGTGGACGCCAAGGCCCAGAGGCTGATGGTTGCAGTGGACGACAAGCTGAGCGAGGAGCAAGTCAGAGATCAGCTCCTCATACACGtccctgaaaataaaaaaga AGCCCTGTCTAGTTTTATCGTGGCTCTCTTCAACTTTTACGAGGACCTCTATTTTACCTACCTCGAGATCAACCCCCTCG TTGTCACCCACAAAGGAGTGTACGTCCTTGACATGGCCGCCAAGATTGATGCCACAGCGGATTATATCTGCAAGGCTAAATGGGGTGACATTGAGTTCCCACCACCTTTCGGCAGAGAGGCATATCCAGAG GAGGCCTACATAGCCGATCTGGATGCAAAGAGCGGGGCCAGTCTGAAGCTGACCCTGCTGAACCCTAGTGGCCGGATCTGGACCATGGTGGCGGGAGGAGGAGCTTCGGTTGTGTACAG TGACACCATCTGTGATTTGGGTGGAGTGGATGAGCTGGCAAACTACGGCGAATATTCTGGCGCTCCGAGCGAACAGCAGACTTACGACTATGCAAAAACCATCCTCTCGCTCATGACGCGTGAAAAACATCCTGAAG GGAAAGTGTTGATCATTGGAGGAAGTATTGCCAACTTTACCAATGTAGCAGCCACATTCAAG GGCATTGTCAGAGCCATCAAAGACTACCAAGGTCCCCTGAAGGAGCATGAGGTCACAATCTTTGTTCGACGTGGTGGACCCAACTACCAGGAGGGGCTGAGGGTGATGGGGGAAGTTG GAAAAACCACAGGTATTCCTATCCATGTTTTTGGGACTGAGACTCATATGACAGCCATCGTTGGAATGGCCATGGGCCACCGGCCGATCCCCAACCAGCCTCCAATGGACGCACATACTGCCAACTTCCTCCTCAACGCCAGCAATAGTGCAATG ACTCCAGCTGCAACAAGGACGGCGTCGTTCTCTGAACCCAGGACGCCTAATGACGCCATCCCAGCTAAAAAGTGTAAAGCAGGTCTTCCAGCAG ACTCTCTTCATTCTATTCTGTGGCCTCTGAAGAATGTGGTCATAGCAGATTGGAAAG AAGCACAAGCCTCTTCAGGCTGCAGCGGAG CCAAAGCCACCACCCTCTTCAGAAAAAATTCCAAGGCCATTGTCTGGGGCATGCAGACCCGCGCTGTGCAAGGCATGATGGACTTTGACTACGTTTGCTCCCGGGAAGAACCCTCTGTGGCAGCCATGGTCTATCCCTTCAC TGGGGATCACAAGCAGAAGTTCTATTGGGGCCACAAAGAAATCCTGGTGCCAGTCTATAAGAACATGGCCGATGCCATGAAGAGGCATCCCGAGGTGGACGTCCTTATCAGCTTTGCTTCTCTGCGCTCCGCGTTCGACAGTACAGTTGAGGGAATGCAGCACCCGCAG ATTCACACTATTGCCATTATAGCTGAGGGCATCCCTGAAGCCCAGACAAGAAAGTTGATCAAGATGGCTGATGAGAAAGCTGTCACGATCATTGGCCCCGCCACG GTTGGTGGCATCAAGCCTGGTTGTTTTAAAATCGGTAATACAGGTGGTATGCTGGACAACATCCTGGCTTCCAAACTCTACCGTCCTGGCAGTGTGGCTTATGTGTCGCGGTCTGGGGGAATGTCCAACGAGCTGAACAACATCATCTCCCGCACCACAGACGGCGTCTATGAAGGTGTAGCCATTGGAGGAGACAG ATATCCAGGCTCCACGTTCATGGAACACGTCCTTCGTTACCAGGACACTCCAGGGATTAAGATGATAGTCATGCTGGGAGAG ATCGGAGGCACAGAGGAGTACAAGATCTGCCAAGGGATCAGAGAGGGCAGGATAACCAAGCCTGTAGTGTGCTGGTGTATTGGAACCTGTGCCACCATGTTTGCTTCAGAG GTTCAGTTTGGCCATGCAGGGGCCTGCGCCAACCAGGCTTCAGAAACAGCAGTAGCTAAGAACCAGGCTCTGAGGGACGCCGGAGCTTATGTTCCGAAGAGCTTTGATGAGCTGGGAAGCGTCATCAA GACTGTTTATGATGAGCTGGTCGCCAATGGTACCATCATTCCTGCTCAGGAGGTTCCTCCCCCGACAGTTCCTATGGATTACTCCTGGGCAAGG GAATTGGGACTGATCCGTAAACCAGCCTCGTTCATGACGAGCATCTGTGACGAGCGAGGCCAGGAGCTCATCTACGCTGGCATGCCAATCACTGAGGTCTTTAAGGAGGAGATGGGTTTAGGAGGAGTGCTGGGCTTGCTCTGGTTCCAGCGCAG GTTGCCGCGCTACGCCTGCCAGTTCATTGAAAAGTGCCTGATGGTGACAGCGGACCACGGGCCAGCTGTGTCTGGTGCACACAACACCATTGTCTGTACTCGTGCTGGCAAAGACCTTATCTCATGCCTCACCTCTGGTCTACTCACCATC GGGGACCGATTCGGGGGGGCTCTGGATGCAGCTGCAAAGCAGTTCAGCAAAGCATTCGACAGCGGCATGCTCCCCATGGAGTTTGTCAACAAGATGAAGAAGGACGGAAAGCTGATCATGGGCATCGGCCACAGGGTCAAATCG atCAACAACCCGGACGTGCGGGTGCAGATTCTGAAGGACTTTGTTAAGCAGAGTTTCCCCTCCACCCAGCTACTCGACTACGCCCTCGACGTCGAGAAAATCACCACCTCAAAG AAACCCAACCTGATCCTTAATGTAGATGGTTTTATTGGTGTTGCCTTCGTTGACCTGCTCAGGACGTGTGGCGGCTTCACACG AGATGAGGCTGACGAGTTTGTGGAGATCGGTGCACTGAATGGGATCTTTGTCCTTGGCCGCAGTATGGGCTTCATTG GCCATTACCTGGACCAGAAGAGACTGAAACAGGGTTTGTACCGACACCCCTGGGACGATATCTCCTATGTTCTCCCTGAACACATGTCCATGTAA